In the Colletotrichum higginsianum IMI 349063 chromosome 7 map unlocalized unitig_7, whole genome shotgun sequence genome, one interval contains:
- a CDS encoding WD repeat domain-containing protein, producing MAAHAWLDSLSEDWPSQAGSETSPSAQLPPLKPAENNKTPNAKGSGSRIPLPVSRTRPSSAGMSDKSTGVLSERSSNHVNLPLSQRGPSKLSREIKPNEQSRQASRALSASTNGSVIHNTVQHKSAKSSPLRGPADTPEWKRRLVYGDVAYGEQRDLFCSAAAGLENMFKPPSPYQDSTFADQSVRHNTTLPSSPPFFRRQDMEGDEDEDESDGRSQMDPSPSPSPRIRPPHFEYKPSTDNSIDQSKLSEPSPYRDSYPREPSLATSVSGLAPPNDATRKASGQSVIRNEDFSPIVLTLMRQKENERQGESAPAELPVDQLQDRLEKLRIDQMLFDSQGELRFDADGTLDDAESDKIETTEDYARRGGFLNIRRGGRSGDGSFRYRGLSPGMGVDTSEMLPEESLQASTPKQFPSVRTYSPGYTSSVRHETESPPPPRAPNPSPVKSGTAGTSSTSPLKLFGPYDTFTNQTLLRRISQFEEQMSGSSRQSLSRESSHQTGRRRPHTAPGDYLSVPAQQTAASSRSVSQFGAGDLEGYQFNQDISIRLEEDSQFQEAEEELQHLPDEDKESVLRFEAVRGSPTPDEASMFVPRKRAKSGTTTASSSKHTPSGSEGSVQKIPFAGSAAFMLGTPQRRDTGSEGKRPRTSPSKDPTPKRRRTLHKSDIAYGREERYALLDTVQETHALMQSMMGKKRKDARPGSLQQRAHPTVLATRHMLRPRTPTPSSRSSLQPGEFQFEDDWLDDQLDEQPQRRSPHRGSQFTSSANERSATIDTDRKPSIRTQDFLDEAGKIMAMIRNGAKAPSGLTSVEESDAEYGEPSQAVDEDSFDSTREPLSRPPSREGKPVQRAPQRQENPEILDYLKKYQELSDMGDVITSSLRSMDEAQDAIRVAQEVERQLEERSRSRNNNHNSDGLQYLGGDETISDPPNIRISANPRKQRDDSDGFYDFGTHSSGASTNHTMHTGSSRGSESRKTIAPQSVSHLIPDQVGSMYLDRQQNIWIKRKGGSIRPRSPHVVPSEDSEDDPFASIPDLSVDITKEMQHLRLVTAQKEAEEREANRTQSPMASPDTPRNASGRGFVTLSPDAALPQDIGLQARTEFRKLGTKAASDGDVEHEIQLDEDRIVDSSPSRRRMTISFSSPIASIIQDLAAEDIDSLEDDEGSFVDPEFVMEDSNRSKYQSLTKAARRNLLQPRPRTAPARGPSRQFSLRGQSFVPRPVSRIDERDEDSVIEANADERQISILADNSALSQVSREKQDTSLSFIIKTPGKTRMGGLYADASAIISHNVGNLSLSPMSDFTMNHHEKSFGFEVSYIVEDQRLVTGDGSKRVLSMAVRDLVDRLTEIEPFEPYWEDFTELDISERRLSSLHMLDEFCGRLVSLDASNNTLYHLDGVPATVRQLKMTHNMLTELTSWDHLANLQYVDISNNDLSSLSALKNLVHLRSLRADNNKLTSLDGLDQHDGLLTLRARNNLIEVADFEGTKLHRLTELDLAGNKVAEIRNAGQLSSLQTLKLAKNRLESFTAEDAQGMNGLRYLDLSDNDVLELDISRLPAIRLLHADRNRISKITGFTKARHLDSLSLREQRGDIQLDLSFLSSAYEVRKLFLSGNYIGTFEPKVDFLNLQLLELANCGLRCLPEGVGQLMPNLRSLNLNFNAIADLSPIRFVPRLKKLLVAGNRLSDSTTVTELLTDFPHLTQLDMRDNPITQGFYPPVHVTISADRGHVADPFTLPEANPERDAVFARRLDETTRLRRRLYQVVFVGCCKKLKLLDGLPVKRQHMLARDPSFQALVKEGLLPSDVAQVPTPASAAAAAGPVEPQTAERAPELADFPTPTKTPASAPAQSPAPAFVSDEADESSSRWNAEDSFA from the coding sequence ATGGCCGCCCATGCTTGGCTCGACTCGTTATCGGAGGATTGGCCCTCACAGGCTGGTTCCGAGACCTCGCCATCTGCCCAGCTCCCGCCTCTGAAGCCGGCCGAGAACAACAAAACACCAAACGCGAAAGGATCTGGCAGTCGTATCCCGCTCCCCGTAAGTAGGACGCGGCCTTCGAGTGCAGGAATGAGCGACAAGAGCACCGGCGTCCTGAGCGAACGGAGTTCCAATCATGTTaacctccctctctcccaaCGAGGCCCTTCGAAACTTTCCCGCGAGATCAAACCCAACGAACAATCGCGCCAAGCCAGCCGCGCCCTCTCGGCATCTACCAACGGCTCTGTCATCCATAACACAGTACAGCACAAGTCGGCCAAGTCATCGCCTCTGAGGGGTCCCGCTGACACCCCAGAATGGAAGCGCAGACTGGTCTACGGAGACGTCGCATACGGCGAGCAAAGGGACCTCTTCTGCTCTGCGGCTGCCGGCCTAGAAAACATGTTCAAGCCGCCTTCTCCTTACCAAGACAGCACCTTCGCCGACCAGAGCGTACGACACAATACCACTTTACCGTCAAGCCCCCCGTTCTTCCGGCGCCAGGATATGgaaggagacgaagacgaagatgagTCGGATGGCAGAAGCCAGATGGATCcaagcccgagcccgagccctAGGATACGCCCGCCTCACTTCGAGTACAAACCATCGACCGACAACTCCATCGACCAAAGCAAGTTAAGCGAGCCCAGCCCATACCGTGACAGCTACCCTCGAGAACCGAGCCTTGCGACCTCTGTGTCCGGTCTGGCACCCCCGAACGACGCAACGCGAAAGGCCAGTGGACAGAGTGTCATCCGAAACGAGGATTTCAGTCCCATCGTCCTTACCCTTATGCGCCAGAAAGAGAATGAAAGACAAGGCGAGTCGGCACCCGCCGAGCTCCCCGTCGACCAACTCCAAGATCGGCTCGAAAAACTGCGAATCGATCAGATGCTCTTTGACTCCCAGGGTGAGCTTAGATTTGATGCGGATGGCACCCTGGATGACGCCGAAAGCGACAAGATAGAAACAACCGAGGACTACGCAAGACGCGGAGGCTTTCTCAATATACGCCGTGGGGGTAGATCTGGCGATGGTTCCTTCAGATACCGGGGTTTGAGCCCCGGCATGGGTGTCGACACATCTGAGATGCTCCCCGAAGAGTCCCTCCAGGCAAGCACGCCCAAGCAGTTTCCAAGCGTCAGAACCTACTCGCCAGGCTACACGTCGTCGGTGCGGCATGAGACTGAAAGCCCCCCGCCTCCCCGCGCACCAAACCCGAGCCCGGTGAAATCCGGGACGGCTGGGACTAGCAGTACCAGCCCCTTGAAGCTCTTCGGGCCCTACGACACCTTCACGAATCAAACGCTATTGCGACGCATCAGCCAGTTTGAGGAGCAAATGTCAGGGTCCTCGCGCCAATCCCTCAGCCGCGAATCCTCGCACCAGacaggacgaagacgacccCATACTGCTCCTGGTGATTACCTGTCTGTTCCAGCACAACAAACAGCTGCAAGCTCCCGCTCCGTCAGTCAGTTTGGCGCTGGGGATCTTGAAGGCTACCAGTTCAACCAAGACATCTCCATCCGACTCGAAGAGGACTCCCAATTTCAagaagccgaggaagagTTGCAACACCTACCGGATGAAGACAAGGAATCTGTCCTACGGTTTGAGGCTGTTCGTGGTTCACCAACTCCGGATGAAGCGTCAATGTTTGTTCCCCGGAAGCGAGCAAAGTCGGGTACCACAACTGCTTCATCTTCGAAGCACACTCCTTCCGGCAGTGAAGGAAGTGTACAGAAAATCCCGTTCGCCGGATCTGCTGCCTTTATGCTTGGCACACCCCAGAGACGTGATACAGGCTCGGAAGGGAAGCGGCCTCGCACCTCCCCATCCAAGGATCCGACACCGAAGCGCAGGAGAACGCTCCACAAGTCCGACATTGCATACGGGCGGGAAGAGCGCTATGCTCTGTTGGATACCGTTCAAGAAACCCATGCTTTGATGCAGAGTATGATGGGCAAGAAGCGCAAAGATGCCCGTCCCGGAAGCTTGCAGCAAAGAGCTCACCCTACCGTCCTCGCAACCCGTCACATGCTTCGGCCACGGACGCCAACTCCAAGCTCGAGGTCTTCATTACAGCCTGGCGAATTTCAGTTCGAGGACGACTGGCTGGATGATCAGCTGGATGAGCAACCGCAGCGTCGGTCTCCTCACCGCGGCTCTCAGTTTACGTCGAGTGCCAATGAGCGTAGTGCGACCATCGACACGGACCGCAAGCCATCCATCAGAACACAGGACTTCCTCGATGAGGCTGGCAAGATCATGGCCATGATTCGGAACGGGGCGAAGGCTCCGAGTGGCCTGACGAGTGTGGAGGAATCTGATGCGGAATACGGCGAGCCAAGCCAAGCAGTAGACGAAGACTCGTTCGATTCGACGAGGGAACCGCTTTCTCGCCCCCCGAGCCGGGAAGGGAAGCCGGTGCAAAGGGCACCACAAAGACAGGAGAACCCAGAGATTCTTGACTACCTGAAAAAGTACCAAGAACTCAGCGACATGGGGGACGTCATTACATCTTCGCTCAGGTCGATGGACGAGGCGCAGGATGCTATCCGAGTCGCGCAGGAGGTTGAGCGGCAACTTGAAGAAAGAAGCCGCAGCAGaaacaacaaccacaacagCGATGGCCTCCAGTATCTCGGAGGAGACGAGACCATCAGTGACCCTCCCAACATCCGCATCAGCGCGAACCCAAGAAAGCAACGGGACGACTCAGATGGCTTCTACGACTTCGGGACACATTCGTCTGGTGCGTCTACCAATCACACCATGCACACGGGCTCATCCCGGGGTTCCGAGTCGCGGAAAACCATTGCGCCACAAAGCGTCTCACACCTGATACCAGATCAGGTCGGCAGCATGTATCTTGATCGCCAACAGAATATCTGGATTAAGCGCAAAGGCGGAAGCATTCGGCCTAGAAGCCCACATGTTGTCCCGTCCGAGGATAGCGAAGATGATCCGTTTGCGAGTATTCCTGATCTGTCCGTCGACATCACGAAAGAGATGCAGCATTTGCGATTGGTGACGGCACAaaaagaggccgaggagcgaGAAGCAAACAGGACACAATCGCCCATGGCGTCTCCGGATACACCTAGGAACGCATCTGGAAGAGGCTTTGTGACGTTGTCGCCCGACGCAGCGCTACCCCAAGATATCGGATTGCAGGCAAGGACCGAGTTTAGAAAGCTTGGGACCAAAGCAGCGAGTGATGGAGACGTGGAGCACGAGATCCAGCTTGACGAGGATCGCATCGTTGACTCATCCCCTTCCCGGAGGCGAATGACAATATCATTCTCTTCGCCGATCGCCTCCATCATCCAAGACCTCGCTGCTGAAGACATCGACAgtctcgaagacgacgagggcagCTTCGTGGACCCCGAATTCGTCATGGAGGATTCGAACCGGAGCAAGTATCAGAGCTTGACGAAAGCCGCGCGACGCAACCTGCTTCAACCGCGCCCACGTACCGCCCCTGCTCGTGGCCCGTCGAGGCAATTCTCGTTGCGTGGTCAATCATTTGTCCCTCGCCCCGTTTCTCGAATTGACGAACGTGACGAGGACAGTGTGATTGAAGCCAATGCCGATGAACGACAGATCAGTATCCTGGCTGACAATAGTGCACTCAGCCAGGTCTCTCGGGAGAAGCAAGACACGAGCTTGAGCTTTATCATCAAGACTCCAGGCAAGACTAGGATGGGAGGGCTCTACGCAGATGCGAGCGCAATCATTAGCCACAACGTCGGCAACCTGTCACTCAGCCCCATGTCCGACTTCACCATGAATCATCACGAGAAGTCGTTTGGCTTTGAAGTAAGCTACATAGTCGAAGACCAGCGACTTGTCACGGGCGATGGTTCTAAGAGGGTTTTGTCCATGGCAGTCCGGGACCTCGTCGATCGTCTGACGGAGATTGAGCCCTTTGAGCCGTACTGGGAGGATTTCACGGAACTCGACATCAGCGAAAGGCGACTATCTAGCCTGCACATGTTGGACGAGTTTTGTGGGCGGTTGGTGAGCCTTGATGCGTCGAACAACACACTCTACCACCTGGATGGAGTGCCGGCCACTGTCAGACAACTCAAGATGACGCACAACATGTTGACGGAACTGACGTCGTGGGATCATCTCGCCAACCTGCAATACGTCGATATTTCCAACAATGATCTTTCTAGCCTGTCAGCCCTGAAGAACCTCGTTCATCTCCGCAGCTTGCGGGCCGACAACAACAAGCTTACCTCACTGGACGGCTTGGACCAGCACGACGGGCTCTTGACGCTCCGGGCGCGGAACAACCTCATTGAGGTGGCCGATTTCGAAGGCACCAAGCTGCACCGGTTGACCGAGCTCGATTTGGCGGGGAACAAGGTGGCTGAGATTCGCAACGCTGGACAGCTTTCGTCCTTGCAAACACTCAAGCTTGCCAAGAACCGCCTGGAAAGCTtcacggccgaggacgcgcAAGGCATGAACGGCCTGCGGTATCTCGATCTTAGCGACAACGACGTCCTAGAGCTCGACATCAGTCGCTTGCCGGCCATTCGTCTGCTCCACGCGGACAGGAACCGCATCAGCAAGATCACCGGTTTCACCAAGGCCCGCCACCTAGACAGCCTTTCTCTCCGAGAGCAGCGCGGTGACATTCAATTGGATCTTTCCTTCCTCTCGTCGGCTTACGAGGTCCGGAAGCTGTTCCTCTCTGGCAACTACATTGGCACTTTCGAGCCCAAGGTAGACTTCCTTAACCTCCAGTTGCTCGAACTGGCCAACTGTGGACTGCGGTGCTTGCCGGAAGGAGTTGGCCAGCTGATGCCAAATCTGCGATCCTTGAACCTGAATTTCAACGCCATCGCGGACCTTTCACCCATTCGATTCGTTCCCCGGCTCAAGAAGCTTCTTGTAGCCGGGAACCGCCTGTCAGACTCGACGACAGTGACGGAACTTTTAACAGACTTCCCGCACCTGACGCAATTGGATATGCGGGACAATCCGATTACTCAGGGCTTCTACCCGCCAGTGCACGTTACAATATCGGCGGACCGCGGCCATGTCGCCGACCCGTTCACTCTTCCAGAAGCCAACCCGGAGAGGGATGCTGTGTTTGCCAGACGGCTTGATGAGACGACTCgccttcggcgccggctATACCAGGTTGTTTTCGTGGGATGCTGCAAAAAGCTGAAGCTTCTGGACGGACTCCCCGTCAAGCGCCAACACATGCTTGCCCGCGATCCATCGTTTCAGGCATTGGTCAAGGAGGGACTGTTGCCCAGCGACGTTGCTCAAGTTCCAACACCCGCttcagcagcggcggcggctgggccaGTAGAACCCCAAACAGCGGAACGGGCTCCAGAGCTGGCAGACTTCCCAACGCCAACAAAGACTCCTGCGTCGGCTCCGGCCCAGTCACCGGCACCGGCTTTTGTAtcggacgaggcggacgagAGCAGCAGCCGATGGAACGCAGAAGACAGCTTCGCTTGA
- a CDS encoding TBC domain-containing protein, whose product MDSEPPSLPLERSVSQHSATSMRSARSSTVRAKRSKLNSQPSSSASSIAASEDKSLTSFPSIPPDSPRADHAFPLDEEAPDPEPPATVRKISDTRPGPISLMGGLTGASSAEQAARDALFEDSPISTHKIPGALHHADDEHIGRLIARHGAVALVRQVATDLAQRDAQIAQLRRKADERERALRKIILECGLSNLDLETRLRAVESEVKTSRPGNRRNESGLSDLMSDAMQDTVIYNVFGQTDITDGTIRASNLATPSNSDGRGTARGWKDYLWGGTSRKSSVPSSVNGDDSRPATVVRAQSSADRRPGLQDDLFSPPSEGVPPESVPPRTPSRASSIQSGPPGSRKVSTSVAASLMRLVAGGAINTREGGPNRGRSNSATQPQSTPRASSTSSAKTSQSSRAVSTQGGPKALMAMRRTGTTTNATPAPATPRTQPQERWDTMVNSPTNAASNRQESYGPVEMDAILPPETQPPTLTHIYNNYVGTEYLTDRFGFIYDQRRKKRQREAAQMARRFKQGSRTEMLSNGRSELASPMIEEEEEVSSPMSGEDRPDSPSSTEERAGEGRPKKWQDYLKLATFPTELLSHTPALSAPSLEVLEGGDLGMKSPGLIAADERGFVPIASTTTSVIDSEATPPVDKDAAAGMVVRDDTEPVKLLLQHMGELHDSLQREKAARWNEFLRKVRAERKRDGEAAAAAAAALAEARYERPAMNLPEAALADGELIGITALGIKGKVGRAKRTELRNLVLGGIPVNLRAKVWSECSGATALRIPGYYQDIIARSDKDDDPLAVTQIEMDINRTLTDNIFFRKGPGVAKLKEVLKAYARRNPEVGYCQGMNLIVANLLLIMPSAEDAFWILTSIIENILPSGYYDHFLLASRADQQVLRQYVAEVLPKLSQHLDDLGIELEALTFQWFLSVFTDCLCAEALFRVWDVVLCMNDGSTFLFQVALALLKLNESQLLQCDTPASVYTYINRQMTNHAISIDNMIKASDGLRKEVKREDVEARRDKAIQAEKDAARQRDEMNTAKKSSKANVNGNGHHGGGHAESEAAVPESGSDVGAPMPVEQEEQT is encoded by the coding sequence ATGGACTCCGAGCCgccttcccttcctctcgAGCGCTCCGTCTCGCAACATAGCGCAACGTCCATGAGGAGCGCCCGATCCTCCACCGTACGAGCCAAACGATCAAAGCTGAATTCCCAGCCGTCAAGCTCCGCAagctccatcgccgcctccgagGACAAGTCCCTGACGAgcttcccctccatcccccccgACTCGCCCAGGGCCGACCACGCCTTTcccctggacgaggaggcccCGGATCCTGAACCCCCGGCGACCGTCCGCAAGATCTCCGACACCAGGCCCGGTCCCATCTCCTTGATGGGCGGCCTGACCGGCGCCTCCTCTGCTGAACAggccgcccgcgacgcccTGTTCGAGGACTCGCCCATCTCGACCCACAAGATTCCCGGCGCCCTGCACCATGCTGATGACGAGCATATCGGGCGTCTGATCGCTAggcacggcgccgtcgccttgGTCAGACAGGTTGCGACCGATCTGGCCCAGCGCGACGCCCAGATTGCCCAGCTGCGGAGGAAGGCAgacgaaagagagagggctTTGCGCAAAATCATCCTGGAATGCGGCCTCTccaacctcgacctcgagacgAGGCTCAGGGCCGTTGAGAGCGAGGTCAAGACCTCCCGTCCAGGTAACCGTCGCAATGAGAGCGGCCTGTCCGACCTCATGAGCGATGCCATGCAGGATACCGTTATCTACAACGTCTTTGGCCAGACCGATATCACTGACGGCACCATTCGCGCCAGCAACCTCGCTACACCCTCCAACTCCGACGGAAGAGGAACGGCGAGAGGCTGGAAAGATTACCTTTGGGGCGGAACGAGCAGGAAGAGCAGCGTTCCAAGTAGCGTCAATGGCGACGATTCGAGGCCCGCCACCGTCGTTAGAGCACAGTCGAGTGCCGACAGGCGGCCTGGCCTGCAAGACGATCTCTTCAGTCCGCCCAGCGAGGGCGTCCCCCCCGAGAGCGTCCCGCCGAGAACCCCGAGTCGGGCGTCTAGCATCCAGTCTGGACCGCCCGGTTCACGCAAAGTATCGACCTCGGTCGCGGCCAGCCTCATGAGGCTCGTGGCTGGAGGCGCCATCAATACGCGCGAGGGTGGCCCCAACCGCGGAAGGTCCAACAGTGCTACCCAGCCGCAGTCGACACCGCGAGCGTCTTCGACTTCGAGTGCCAAGACCTCACAGTCTAGTAGAGCAGTCTCGACGCAGGGCGGCCCGAAGGCACTCATGGCTATGCGCCGGACAGGAACAACCACGAATGCTACCCCGGCTCCCGCCACTCCCAGGACCCAGCCGCAGGAGAGGTGGGACACGATGGTGAATAGCCCGACGAACGCCGCCTCCAACCGACAGGAGAGCTACGGCCCCGTCGAGATGGATGCGATCCTGCCGCCTGAGACTCAGCCTCCGACCCTGACGCATATTTACAACAACTACGTCGGCACCGAGTATCTAACCGATCGCTTCGGCTTCATCTACGACCAACGTAGGAAGAAAAGGCAGCGTGAAGCTGCACAGATGGCCCGCCGCTTTAAGCAGGGCAGCCGCACTGAGATGCTTTCCAACGGCCGATCGGAACTGGCCTCGCCAATgatcgaggaagaggaggaggttTCGAGCCCCATGAGCGGCGAGGATCGGCCAGATAGCCCGTCTTCAACCGAGGAACGCGCAGGCGAGGGCAGGCCTAAGAAGTGGCAAGATTATCTCAAGCTAGCGACATTCCCGACCGAGCTCTTGTCTCACACCCCGGCCCTCAGCGCGCCCTCTctcgaggtgctcgaggGGGGCGATCTGGGGATGAAGTCGCCTGGACTCATCGCTGCCGACGAACGGGGCTTCGTTCCCATCGCGAGCACGACAACCTCCGTTATCGACAGCGAGGCGACACCTCCCGTTGACAAGGACGCGGCTGCCGGGATGGTAGTCAGGGATGATACGGAGCCGGTGAAGTTGCTGCTCCAGCATATGGGCGAGCTGCACGACTCCTTGCAGAGGGAAAAGGCTGCTCGCTGGAACGAGTTCTTGCGCAAGGTGAGAGCCGAGAGAAAGCGAGACGGGGAggccgcagcagccgccgctgccgcccttgccgaggCCCGTTATGAGCGCCCGGCCATGAACCTACCCGAAGCTGCccttgccgacggcgagctgaTTGGAATCACCGCCCTCgggatcaagggcaaggTCGGACGTGCCAAGAGGACCGAGCTTCGGAACCTGGTCCTCGGTGGAATCCCCGTCAATTTGCGTGCCAAAGTCTGGTCTGAGTGCTCTGGCGCAACCGCCCTGCGCATTCCGGGATACTACCAGGACATCATTGCTCGGTcggacaaggacgacgacccgCTGGCAGTGACCCAGATCGAGATGGACATCAACCGCACCCTGACAGACAACATTTTCTTCCGCAAAGGACCGGGCGTGGCGAAGCTCAAGGAGGTCCTCAAGGCCTATGCGCGTCGAAACCCCGAGGTCGGTTACTGCCAGGGCATGAATCTCATTGTAGCCAACCTGCTTCTGATTATGCCGTCGGCAGAGGACGCCTTCTGGATTCTGACCAGCATTATCGAGAACATCCTGCCGTCGGGGTACTACGACCATTTCCTCCTTGCATCGCGCGCCGACCAGCAAGTCCTACGCCAGTATGTGGCGGAAGTACTACCGAAGCTGTCGCAGCATCTGGACgacctcggcatcgagctcgaggcgctcACGTTCCAGTGGTTCCTCAGTGTCTTCACTGACTGCCTCTGCGCCGAGGCTCTCTTCCGCGTCTGGGACGTTGTGCTTTGCATGAATGACGGGAGCACCTTTTTATTCCAGGTGGCGCTCGCGCTGCTCAAGCTCAACGAGTCGCAGCTCCTGCAGTGCGACACGCCGGCGAGCGTGTACACGTACATCAATCGCCAAATGACAAATCACGCCATCAGCATCGATAACATGATCAAGGCCTCGGATGGGCTGCGGAAAGAGGTCAAGcgcgaggacgtcgaggcgcGTCGGGACAAAGCCATCCAGGCAGAGAAAGACGCGGCGAGGCAGAGAGACGAGATGAACACGGCGAAAAAATCCTCAAAGGCCAATGTCAACGGTAATGGCCATCATGGTGGTGGGCATGCAGAGAGTGAGGCGGCAGTGCCGGAGTCGGGGTCGGATGTTGGAGCCCCGATGCCGGTGGAGCAGGAAGAGCAGACGTGA
- a CDS encoding Enoyl-CoA hydratase/isomerase: MASQTPLFTVPIAPLGDHVGGSIVCTSPAPLVYLLTWSSPPDNRLTTPFCRALLAALDIVEFAHPVGVLVTTSAVPKFYSNGLDLEHAFATPNFWPDTLYRLFHRFLTYPMPTVALIPGHAFAGGFMTAMHHDYRVMNPQKGFLCMNELEFGAPLKPPMSSIFRIKCASPRVYQEIVLEAKRFPGPAALDAGLVDALGGLDEALKLIADRKLTAKGKSGVYAVLKAEMWKESAYVLAKENYETTEKIWSQREALEEKRVAAGKKFVADWKAGKAKL, encoded by the coding sequence ATGGCCTCCCAGACCCCCCTCTTTACGGTCCCCATCGCCCCCCTCGGCGACCACGTCGGCGGCTCCATCGTCTGCACCTCACCGGCGCCCCTCGTCTACCTCCTTACCTGGTCCTCGCCCCCGGACAACCGCCTGACGACCCCCTTCTGccgcgccctcctcgccgccctcgacatcgtcgagtTCGCCCAtcccgtcggcgtcctcgtcaccACCTCCGCCGTGCCCAAGTTCTACTCcaacggcctcgacctcgagcacgCCTTCGCCACCCCGAACTTCTGGCCCGACACCCTCTACCGCCTCTTCCACCGCTTCCTCACCTACCCCATGCCCACCGTCGCCCTCATCCCCGGCCACGCCTTCGCCGGCGGCTTCATGACCGCCATGCACCACGACTACCGCGTCATGAACCCGCAAAAGGGCTTCCTCTGCATGAACGAGCTCGAGTTCGGCGCCCCGCTGAAGCCCCCAATGTCCTCCATCTTCCGCATCAAGTGCGCCTCCCCGCGCGTCTACCAGGAGATCGTTCTCGAGGCCAAGCGCTTCCCCggccccgccgccctcgacgcggggctcgtcgacgcccttggcggcctcgacgaggccctgaAGCTGATCGCCGACCGCAAGCTGACCGCCAAGGGCAAGTCGGGCGTCTACGCCGTGCTTAAGGCCGAGATGTGGAAGGAGAGCGCCTACGTCCTCGCCAAGGAGAACTACGAGACCACGGAAAAGATCTGGAGCCAGAGggaggcgctcgaggagaagcgcgTCGCCGCTGGGAAAAAGTTTGTCGCGGATTGGAAGGCTGGCAAGGCCAAGCTGTAA
- a CDS encoding Glycosyltransferase family 1: protein MAEKDEGQRTVVFFHPDLGIGGAERLVVDAAVGLQNRGHKVVIFTSHCDRSHCFEEARDGTLDVRVRGNWIVPPSILGRLTILCAILRQLHLLVQIYLTHELQSLEPDTFFVDQLSAGLPLLQYLSPKAPILFYCHFPDMYLALGREKWWKRLYRVPFDWVEEWSMGFADEIAVNSGFTKGVATRAWPQLAKRKDFKVVYPCVDVAPKKSDTAKLIGDGKVKDKDGKEDEAIWTDKNIVLSINRFERKKDIALAVKAFASLTADKRKGVRLVIAGGYDLRSIENCQYHKELEELAASYGLETFTAKNIITALSAPAHIPVLFLLSIPSSLKDSLLRSAKLLMYTPSNEHFGIVPLEAMLAGVPVLAANTGGPTETVVDGVTGWLREPGRIEQWTAVMDEVLNRMSRADLEKMGKVGEQRVRTGFGQEKMAERIERIQDDMAATQRVPPLMNAVLNFLGIGIFFALGLVTSQMFANAREKKRA, encoded by the exons ATGGCAGAAAAGGACGAGGGCCAGAGGaccgtcgtcttctttcACCCGGACCTTGGCATTGGCGGCGCAGAACGTCTCGTCGTTGACGCTGCGGTCGGCCTGCAGAATCGCGGCCACAAGGTCGTCATCTTCACCAGCCACTGCGACCGGAGCCATTGCTTTGAGGAAGCCCGTGATG GAACCCTCGATGTCCGCGTCCGCGGTAATTGGATAGTGCCCCCCTCGATCCTCGGCCGCCTAACCATCCTCTGCGCCATCCTGCGCCAGctccacctcctcgtccagaTCTACCTCACCCACGAGCTCCAGTCCCTTGAACCCGACACGTTCTTCGTCGACCAGCTCAGCGCCGGcttgccgctgctgcaaTACCTCTCGCCCAAGGCGCCCATCCTCTTTTACTGCCACTTCCCCGACATgtacctcgccctcggccgcgaaAAGTGGTGGAAGCGCCTCTACCGCGTGCCGTTCGACTGGGTCGAGGAGTGGAGCATGggcttcgccgacgagatcgcTGTCAACTCGGGCTTCACAAAGGGCGTCGCCACAAGGGCCTGGCCGCAGCTGGCTAAGCGCAAGGACTTCAAGGTCGTCTACCCCTGCGTCGACGTCGCGCCCAAGAAGAGCGACACGGCCAAGCTGATTGGCGACGGTAAGGTCAAGGACAAGGATGGAAAGGAGGACGAGGCTATCTGGACGGACAAGAACATCGTCCTCAGCATCAACCGATtcgagaggaagaaggacaTTGCgctcgccgtcaaggcgTTTGCGTCCCTAACCGCCGATAAGAGAAAGGGCGTGCGactcgtcatcgccggcggctaCGACCTCCGCAGCATCGAGAACTGCCAGTACCAtaaggagctcgaggagctggcaGCGTCGTACGGCCTCGAGACGTTTACGGCCAAGAACATCATCACGGcgctgtcggcgccggcgcacATCCCCGTACTattcctcctctccatcccctcgAGCCTCAAAGACTCGCTTCTCCGGTCGGCCAAGCTGCTGATGTATACGCCCTCCAACGAGCACTTTGGCATCGTGcccctcgaggccatgcTTGCCGGCGTCCCCGTGCTCGCGGCGAACACGGGTGGGCCAACGGAGacggtcgtcgacggcgtcacggGCTGGCTGCGCGAGCCGGGCCGCATCGAACAGTGGACGGCGGTCATGGACGAGGTGCTCAACCGCATGAGCCGGGCCGACCTCGAAAAGATGGGCAAGGTCGGCGAGCAGCGCGTGCGCACCGGGTTCGGCCAGGAGAAGATGGCGGAGCGCATCGAGAGGATACAGGACgacatggcggcgacgcagAGGGTGCCGCCCCTGATGAACGCCGTGCTCAACTTTTTGGGCATTGGTATCTTCTTTGCGCTGGGCCTGGTCACCTCGCAGATGTTTGCCAATGCgcgggagaagaaaagggcgTGA